A genome region from Bradyrhizobium sp. WSM1417 includes the following:
- a CDS encoding glucose/quinate/shikimate family membrane-bound PQQ-dependent dehydrogenase, with amino-acid sequence MPLTHRSTNWFRDAPLLAITIVVVAIMGLGLLAGGAWLAALGGSVYYLIAGIMLLLTSWLLARRRAEALWIYAALLGGTMAWAIWEVGLDFWSLAPRGDVLVPLGLWLMLPFIASRLTPRLRAARWALGLVLVAAAIVVGMSLTSDRRDLAGTIPEGETTGAIAAPKADQPAAGQNWTAYGGSGFGTRFSSLSQITKDNVKDLKLAWEFRTGDHKGPDDPDEITNQATPLKVGDLLYTCSPHQIVFALEAATGKLRWKFDPQIQHNKAFQHMTCRGVSYHATKPGAVTADGTPAPSDCAGRIFIPTNDGRMFALDAQSGVPCQSFGNQGQIDLKQGSEIQTLGFYEGTSPPVVTDKVLIVGGAVIDNYSDRVPSGVIRGFDIYSGRLIWAFDAGNSDPNEMPSASHHFTAGSPNSWSISAVDEKLGLVYVPLGSSSPDIWGGGRSPENERYDSALIALDVSTGKLRWSFQNVHHDLWDMDMPSQPSLVDLRSNGGVTPAIYIPAKTGDIFVLDRRDGRQLVPAPERPVPQGAAKGDRLSPTQPFSELSFRPSGMLTDAQMWGSTMFDQLACRIKFKRLRYEGPFTPPSEQGTLVFPGDFGMFEWGGIAVDPQRQIAIANPQSIPFISRLVPRGKDNPAAPNAAHPPGTELGVQPMYGAPYGVDLGIFLSPLGIPCLAPPWGNIAAIDLKTHKVVWQHRIGTIRDQAPLPLPFKLGVPMLGGPIVTAGGVIFITGTMDDYIRAFDVRDGKQLWQDRLPAGGQSTPMTYEAGGKQYVVTVDGGHGSFGTKLGDYVRAYALP; translated from the coding sequence ATGCCTCTGACACATCGTTCAACGAACTGGTTCCGTGACGCGCCATTACTGGCCATCACCATCGTGGTCGTCGCCATCATGGGACTGGGGCTCCTCGCCGGCGGTGCCTGGCTCGCGGCGCTCGGTGGCTCCGTCTATTATCTGATCGCGGGCATCATGCTTCTGCTCACGAGCTGGCTGCTCGCGCGCCGTCGCGCCGAGGCGCTCTGGATCTATGCGGCGCTGCTGGGCGGGACGATGGCCTGGGCAATCTGGGAAGTGGGTCTCGATTTCTGGTCGCTGGCGCCGCGCGGCGACGTGCTCGTGCCGCTTGGCCTTTGGCTGATGCTGCCCTTCATTGCCTCCCGCCTGACACCCCGTTTGCGCGCGGCGCGATGGGCGCTCGGCCTTGTGTTGGTCGCCGCAGCCATCGTCGTCGGCATGTCCCTGACGAGCGATCGCCGCGATCTAGCCGGCACGATACCTGAGGGCGAAACAACCGGGGCCATTGCGGCTCCCAAAGCAGACCAGCCCGCTGCCGGGCAGAACTGGACGGCCTACGGCGGCAGCGGCTTCGGTACGCGCTTCTCGTCCCTGAGCCAGATCACCAAGGACAACGTCAAGGACCTCAAGCTCGCCTGGGAATTCCGCACCGGCGACCACAAGGGCCCGGACGATCCCGACGAGATCACCAACCAGGCGACGCCGCTCAAGGTGGGCGATCTCCTCTACACCTGTTCGCCGCACCAGATCGTGTTCGCTCTCGAAGCCGCGACCGGAAAATTGCGCTGGAAGTTCGACCCGCAGATCCAGCACAACAAGGCGTTCCAGCACATGACCTGCCGCGGCGTGTCCTATCACGCGACCAAACCCGGCGCCGTGACTGCCGACGGCACGCCGGCGCCGAGCGATTGTGCGGGGCGCATTTTCATACCGACCAACGACGGACGGATGTTCGCGCTCGATGCGCAGAGCGGCGTGCCTTGCCAGAGTTTCGGCAACCAGGGACAGATCGATCTCAAGCAAGGCAGCGAGATCCAGACACTCGGCTTCTACGAGGGCACCTCGCCGCCCGTCGTCACGGACAAGGTTCTGATCGTCGGCGGAGCGGTGATCGACAACTATTCCGATCGCGTGCCGTCGGGCGTGATCCGCGGCTTCGACATCTATTCAGGACGGCTGATCTGGGCGTTCGATGCCGGCAATTCCGATCCGAACGAAATGCCCTCGGCCTCGCATCATTTTACGGCTGGCTCACCCAATTCGTGGAGCATTTCGGCGGTCGACGAGAAGCTCGGACTCGTCTACGTGCCGCTCGGCTCGAGCTCTCCGGATATCTGGGGCGGCGGCCGTTCGCCCGAGAACGAGCGCTACGATTCGGCATTGATTGCGCTCGATGTCTCGACCGGAAAACTGCGTTGGTCGTTCCAGAACGTGCACCACGATCTCTGGGACATGGATATGCCGTCGCAGCCCAGTCTGGTCGATTTGCGCTCTAACGGCGGCGTGACGCCTGCAATCTACATCCCGGCAAAGACCGGCGACATCTTCGTGCTCGACCGCCGCGACGGGCGTCAGCTGGTGCCCGCACCGGAGAGGCCGGTGCCGCAGGGCGCCGCGAAGGGAGACCGGCTGTCGCCGACCCAGCCATTTTCGGAATTGAGCTTCCGCCCCTCCGGCATGCTGACGGACGCGCAGATGTGGGGCAGCACGATGTTCGACCAGCTCGCCTGCCGGATCAAGTTCAAGCGCCTGCGCTATGAGGGGCCGTTCACGCCGCCGTCTGAACAAGGCACGCTGGTGTTTCCCGGAGACTTCGGCATGTTCGAATGGGGCGGCATTGCCGTCGATCCGCAGCGCCAGATCGCGATCGCGAATCCCCAATCGATTCCCTTCATCTCGCGCCTGGTGCCGCGCGGGAAGGACAATCCGGCCGCGCCGAATGCGGCGCATCCTCCGGGAACCGAGCTCGGCGTGCAGCCGATGTACGGCGCCCCCTATGGCGTCGACCTCGGCATTTTCCTCTCACCGCTCGGCATCCCCTGCCTTGCCCCGCCATGGGGCAACATCGCAGCGATCGATCTCAAAACGCACAAGGTGGTCTGGCAGCACCGCATCGGCACGATCCGCGATCAGGCCCCGCTGCCGCTGCCATTCAAGCTCGGCGTTCCCATGCTGGGCGGTCCGATCGTCACCGCGGGCGGCGTCATCTTCATCACGGGAACGATGGATGATTACATCCGCGCGTTCGACGTTCGCGATGGTAAACAGCTTTGGCAGGACCGCCTTCCTGCCGGGGGCCAGTCGACGCCGATGACCTATGAGGCCGGCGGCAAGCAATATGTCGTCACGGTCGACGGCGGCCACGGCTCGTTCGGAACTAAACTCGGCGATTACGTGCGGGCCTACGCACTGCCGTGA
- a CDS encoding SDR family oxidoreductase: MQSSDATLSTARLSRVTDDIWVVDDAPISAAGLKLPVRMTVIRLSNGDLVLHSPVRYSPALRGELERLGPIRYLLAPNIAHWMFLSDWQKELPQVTTFAARGLAARRQVRAARIRIDRELGNTTPEEWRADLEAVSVDAPMFSEIELFDKRSRTLILTDLVQNLDPHDLSAPNEAAANLLGISKPHGMAPVYLRLLLRLGGRSVRSAAERLIRLSPERVIFAHGDWFEAEGTERLRRSLHWLLPAGASGSEPRQMIGTRVVITGASSGIGRAAALAFAGKGASVVLAARRAEVLTSLAAECEAVGGRALAIPTDVTDAEAVQRLAREAEDALGGIDVWINNAGTGVFGAYQDADIALHRRTIEVNLLGTMHGAFAVLPIFLRQNRGILINNISLGGWAPTPFAAAYTASKFGLRGFTASLRQELGAHRNIHVCGVFPAMVDTPGFVHGANMSGRTLDPGPLLYQSEDVAETFVSLVRAPRDEVAVGWPARAGQIAYAMAPQITENIVGAAFRYLLSRARPAKSSEGTMIEAGPQGTSIDGGWLSRKQLPPADVISQGLAVLGLAAGVALLASAVARRAGRSGQGVAKHKQVVPKQITAVRRPARNRRV; the protein is encoded by the coding sequence ATGCAAAGTTCCGACGCCACCTTGTCGACCGCCCGTCTGTCGCGCGTGACGGACGATATCTGGGTCGTGGACGACGCACCGATCAGTGCTGCCGGTCTGAAGCTTCCGGTGCGTATGACCGTCATTCGGCTCTCGAACGGCGATCTCGTGCTGCATTCGCCGGTGAGATATTCGCCGGCTCTCCGCGGTGAGCTGGAACGGCTAGGACCGATAAGGTACTTGCTCGCGCCGAATATCGCGCACTGGATGTTCCTGTCCGACTGGCAGAAGGAGCTGCCGCAGGTCACGACTTTCGCGGCGCGCGGCCTTGCGGCACGCAGGCAAGTTCGGGCGGCACGCATCCGCATCGACCGCGAACTGGGAAATACGACGCCGGAGGAATGGAGGGCCGACCTCGAAGCCGTCTCGGTGGACGCTCCGATGTTCTCCGAGATCGAGCTGTTCGACAAGCGCAGCCGGACATTGATCCTGACGGATCTCGTGCAAAACCTCGATCCCCATGATCTCAGCGCGCCAAACGAGGCGGCGGCAAACCTCCTCGGCATTTCCAAGCCGCACGGAATGGCGCCGGTCTATCTGCGACTGCTGCTGCGCCTCGGCGGCCGTTCGGTGCGGTCCGCGGCCGAGCGGCTGATACGGCTGTCTCCGGAGCGGGTGATTTTCGCGCATGGCGACTGGTTTGAAGCGGAGGGAACCGAGCGCCTCCGGCGATCCCTGCACTGGCTGCTTCCCGCGGGCGCCTCAGGATCTGAGCCGCGGCAAATGATTGGCACGCGCGTCGTCATAACCGGAGCGTCGAGCGGAATCGGGCGTGCTGCGGCGCTGGCCTTCGCGGGCAAGGGCGCAAGCGTGGTTCTGGCGGCACGTCGTGCTGAAGTCCTGACGAGCCTTGCTGCGGAATGCGAGGCGGTCGGAGGCCGCGCATTGGCGATCCCGACCGATGTCACCGATGCCGAGGCGGTGCAGCGGCTGGCCCGAGAGGCCGAAGACGCGTTGGGTGGCATCGACGTCTGGATCAACAACGCAGGTACCGGCGTTTTCGGTGCCTATCAGGACGCGGATATCGCGCTTCATCGCCGAACGATCGAGGTCAATCTCCTCGGCACCATGCATGGCGCTTTCGCGGTGCTTCCGATCTTCCTGCGCCAGAACCGCGGTATCCTAATCAACAACATCTCGCTCGGCGGCTGGGCGCCGACGCCTTTTGCTGCGGCCTATACAGCCAGCAAATTCGGCCTTCGGGGCTTCACCGCGAGCCTGCGCCAGGAGCTCGGGGCTCACCGCAACATTCATGTCTGCGGCGTATTCCCGGCCATGGTCGACACGCCGGGCTTCGTCCACGGTGCCAACATGTCCGGCCGAACGCTTGATCCCGGTCCGCTGCTGTATCAGTCGGAGGACGTTGCCGAGACGTTTGTGAGCCTCGTTCGCGCACCGCGGGACGAGGTCGCCGTGGGCTGGCCGGCCCGTGCCGGCCAAATTGCCTACGCGATGGCTCCGCAGATCACCGAGAACATCGTGGGAGCTGCCTTCCGCTATCTGCTGTCGCGCGCGCGCCCGGCGAAGAGCAGCGAGGGCACCATGATCGAAGCTGGTCCGCAGGGCACGTCGATCGATGGCGGTTGGCTGTCCCGCAAGCAGCTTCCACCTGCCGATGTCATCAGTCAGGGGCTCGCGGTACTGGGACTAGCTGCGGGCGTGGCTCTCCTGGCGTCAGCAGTTGCGCGTCGCGCTGGCAGATCGGGACAAGGCGTCGCCAAGCACAAACAAGTCGTGCCGAAGCAGATCACGGCAGTGCGTAGGCCCGCACGTAATCGCCGAGTTTAG
- a CDS encoding autotransporter outer membrane beta-barrel domain-containing protein: protein MLVIRNGGTLTDIGGFIGNLPGSQGTVTVSDAGSTWTNIGNLVVGGLGTGALTVESGGTVNSFGGVSVGLSTNSSGTVTVTGAGSSLNITGGGGFNIGSFGTGTLTITSGGTVINNTAFTANIGSDAGSLGTIRVAGAGSIWSNSSGVNVGNSGTGTLTLAEGGVVTAPTVVIAANAGATGTLNIGAGASAPAAAAGTLNTPSVAFGAGAGTINFNHTSADYVFAPTISGTGTVNVLAGTTRLTAANSYFGATNVNAGTLEAGGVNTFSPNSAVAVASAGTLDLNGFNQTVLSLTNRGLVSMGTSTAPGTVLTTNGYIGIGGTIAMNTLLGADGSPSDRLVINGGSATGNSFLRITNVGGRGAETVANGIAVVQAVNGGTTAQGAFALAGEVRGGAFDYFLFRGGLDPSNSPNDWFLRSTFTVGRPIEPPIEPPPILPPEPPVTGPLPPGVYPIIGPEIATYGVVQPIARQLGMTTLGTLHERTGDTSPTANTDTPCPTGGNTWDRIPRRAPVKASTDCLNAGWGPSVWGRFLGQQIDNHYKAFADPRTSGQVLGFQSGIDLWRGEWIPGHRDAGGIYVGYANANVDVSGLVTNEAATGYVLRHTGGLNLNAWSGGAYWTHYGPNDWYLDAVAQATRYEGAASTQFASLSTTGFGFLSSLETGYPIRLPMFGPGFALEPQAQIVWQHVSFDDANDGLGAVALGTTSGTSGRIGLRGRWTIVSDSGQVWQPYVRANLWRDWAAQATTTFSGVDLVPLLEQATRLQLGGGVSVRMNANVSFYANADYQFAVSDTDGGRRDGVRGAAGMRYAW from the coding sequence ATGCTCGTCATCCGAAACGGCGGAACATTGACCGATATAGGCGGCTTTATTGGTAATTTGCCAGGTTCGCAGGGTACCGTGACCGTTTCCGACGCCGGCTCCACATGGACGAACATTGGCAACCTCGTGGTTGGCGGTTTGGGCACGGGCGCGCTCACCGTCGAAAGCGGCGGTACCGTGAACAGTTTCGGCGGCGTCTCCGTCGGATTGTCTACCAACTCGTCTGGGACAGTGACGGTTACCGGCGCGGGCTCCAGTTTGAACATCACTGGAGGCGGCGGCTTCAATATCGGCAGTTTTGGCACGGGCACGCTCACGATCACAAGCGGTGGAACGGTCATCAATAACACTGCGTTCACTGCCAACATTGGTAGCGATGCAGGCTCGCTCGGTACGATAAGGGTGGCAGGCGCGGGCTCTATCTGGAGCAACAGTTCGGGCGTGAACGTCGGCAATTCGGGCACCGGCACGCTTACGCTTGCGGAAGGCGGCGTCGTTACCGCGCCTACTGTCGTGATCGCGGCAAATGCAGGTGCGACTGGAACGCTCAACATCGGCGCGGGCGCGAGCGCCCCGGCGGCTGCTGCCGGCACGCTCAACACCCCGAGCGTGGCATTTGGCGCCGGCGCCGGCACAATCAACTTCAATCATACGTCCGCCGACTATGTGTTTGCACCCACGATCAGCGGCACCGGCACCGTCAATGTGCTTGCCGGTACCACCAGGCTCACCGCTGCCAACAGCTATTTCGGCGCCACGAACGTCAACGCGGGCACGTTGGAAGCCGGCGGGGTGAATACGTTCAGCCCAAATTCGGCAGTAGCGGTGGCCTCAGCCGGAACGCTCGATCTCAACGGCTTCAATCAGACCGTACTCAGCCTCACCAACCGCGGTCTGGTGAGCATGGGTACGAGCACTGCGCCAGGCACGGTCTTGACGACGAACGGCTACATCGGGATTGGCGGAACGATCGCGATGAACACATTGCTTGGCGCTGACGGTTCGCCGTCGGATAGGCTCGTCATCAATGGCGGGAGCGCGACCGGCAATTCCTTTTTGCGCATCACCAATGTCGGCGGCCGCGGCGCCGAGACGGTGGCAAACGGCATTGCAGTGGTGCAGGCAGTTAACGGCGGCACTACGGCGCAAGGTGCCTTCGCGCTTGCCGGCGAGGTGCGCGGTGGCGCCTTTGACTATTTTCTCTTCCGTGGTGGCCTCGACCCCAGCAACAGTCCCAACGACTGGTTCCTACGATCGACCTTCACCGTGGGGCGGCCGATCGAGCCACCGATCGAGCCACCCCCAATCCTGCCGCCCGAGCCGCCGGTGACAGGGCCGCTGCCGCCGGGCGTCTATCCAATTATTGGGCCGGAGATCGCGACCTATGGCGTGGTCCAGCCGATCGCCCGGCAATTGGGGATGACGACGCTTGGCACTTTGCATGAACGCACCGGCGATACTTCGCCGACCGCAAACACGGACACGCCGTGCCCAACCGGTGGCAACACGTGGGACAGGATACCGCGTAGGGCCCCGGTCAAGGCGTCGACCGATTGCCTGAACGCCGGCTGGGGACCTTCGGTCTGGGGCCGGTTCCTGGGCCAGCAGATCGACAACCACTACAAGGCGTTTGCTGATCCGCGCACCTCCGGCCAGGTGCTCGGCTTTCAGAGCGGCATCGATCTGTGGCGAGGCGAATGGATACCGGGCCATCGCGATGCCGGAGGCATTTATGTCGGATATGCCAATGCCAATGTCGATGTGAGCGGCCTCGTCACTAACGAAGCAGCGACCGGCTACGTGCTCCGTCACACCGGCGGTCTCAATCTCAATGCATGGTCGGGCGGCGCTTACTGGACGCATTACGGCCCGAATGACTGGTACCTCGACGCAGTGGCGCAGGCGACGCGCTATGAAGGCGCAGCCTCCACGCAATTCGCCAGCCTTTCAACCACCGGTTTTGGCTTCCTCTCGTCGCTGGAGACGGGCTATCCGATCCGGCTGCCGATGTTTGGACCGGGCTTCGCGCTGGAGCCGCAGGCGCAGATCGTCTGGCAACATGTCTCATTCGACGACGCCAATGACGGTCTGGGTGCGGTCGCACTGGGTACAACGTCGGGCACCAGCGGGCGGATCGGGCTGCGCGGCCGATGGACCATCGTCAGTGACAGCGGCCAGGTGTGGCAACCTTATGTGCGCGCCAATCTGTGGCGCGATTGGGCGGCGCAGGCGACGACGACGTTTTCCGGTGTCGATCTGGTGCCCTTGCTTGAGCAGGCCACGCGCCTGCAACTGGGAGGTGGGGTGAGTGTGAGGATGAACGCCAACGTCAGCTTCTACGCCAATGCCGACTACCAGTTCGCTGTCAGCGATACCGACGGAGGCAGGCGCGACGGCGTGCGCGGAGCGGCCGGTATGCGATATGCGTGGTGA
- a CDS encoding Spy/CpxP family protein refolding chaperone — protein MRKFTIAAIAVLSIAGSGAVYAHYHRPWMHEHMRHIRMNPEDRAAMVDARIAAVHAGLKLNADQEKLWPPVEAAVRDFAKLRIDRANARMNAVPGDAGKEANKDADRPEDPVARLRQRAEDMGATSAALKKIADAADPLYKTLDDGQKRRLAVLTRHGGPFGGGEDGPRRHFMERGMDRMMERGMDHFHRDRFDRDGGPDRDREGRL, from the coding sequence ATGAGGAAGTTCACCATCGCCGCCATCGCCGTGCTCAGCATCGCCGGCTCGGGCGCGGTCTATGCCCATTATCATCGCCCGTGGATGCACGAGCACATGCGCCACATCCGCATGAACCCGGAAGACCGCGCCGCCATGGTCGACGCGCGGATCGCCGCCGTCCATGCCGGGCTGAAGCTCAACGCCGACCAGGAAAAGCTGTGGCCGCCGGTCGAGGCCGCCGTGCGCGACTTCGCCAAGCTGCGCATCGACCGCGCCAATGCGCGGATGAATGCCGTTCCCGGCGATGCCGGCAAGGAAGCCAATAAGGACGCCGACAGGCCGGAGGATCCAGTCGCCCGCCTGCGCCAGCGCGCCGAGGACATGGGGGCGACGTCGGCGGCCCTGAAGAAGATCGCCGATGCCGCCGATCCGCTCTACAAGACCCTCGACGATGGCCAGAAGCGGCGCCTCGCCGTGCTGACCCGCCACGGCGGCCCGTTCGGCGGCGGCGAAGACGGCCCGCGCCGCCACTTCATGGAGCGTGGCATGGACCGCATGATGGAGCGCGGTATGGACCACTTCCACCGTGACCGTTTCGACCGCGACGGCGGCCCGGACCGGGACCGCGAGGGTCGGCTCTGA
- a CDS encoding TRAP transporter substrate-binding protein has translation MRTFAIAASIAVLALGLTGPASAQSPIIIKFSHVVATDTPKGKASEKFKELAEKYTGGKVKVEIYPNSTLYKDKEELEALQLGSVQMLAPSNSKFGPLGIREFEVFDLPYILPDLKTLRKVTEGPLGARLLKLLEPKGITGLAYWDNGFKEMSANKKLVTPADYQGVKFRIQSSRVLQAQFKALGSLPQVMAFGEVYQALQTGVVDGQENTWSNIYTQKMHEVQKYITESNHGYIGYVVIVNKKFWDDLPADIRAPLTKAMKEATDFNNTQSQKENEDALAEIRKSGKSEIIKLTPEQDEAMRKAMEPVYKEAAGRIGQPLIDEFQKEAKSTTN, from the coding sequence ATGCGCACCTTCGCGATCGCTGCGTCCATCGCGGTCCTGGCTCTTGGCTTGACCGGGCCGGCATCGGCCCAGTCGCCCATCATCATCAAGTTCAGCCACGTGGTGGCGACCGACACGCCGAAGGGCAAGGCGTCGGAGAAATTCAAGGAGCTCGCCGAGAAGTACACCGGCGGCAAGGTCAAGGTCGAGATCTACCCGAACTCGACGCTCTACAAGGACAAGGAAGAGCTCGAGGCGCTTCAGCTCGGCAGCGTGCAGATGCTGGCGCCGTCCAACTCCAAGTTCGGCCCGCTCGGCATCCGCGAGTTCGAGGTATTCGATCTCCCCTACATCCTCCCTGATCTGAAGACGCTGCGGAAGGTGACGGAAGGTCCGCTCGGCGCGAGGCTCCTCAAGCTGCTCGAACCGAAGGGCATCACCGGCCTTGCCTATTGGGACAACGGCTTCAAGGAGATGAGCGCCAACAAGAAGCTGGTGACGCCGGCCGACTATCAGGGCGTCAAGTTCCGCATCCAGTCCTCGCGCGTGCTCCAGGCCCAGTTCAAGGCGCTTGGCTCGCTGCCGCAGGTGATGGCGTTCGGCGAAGTCTACCAGGCGCTGCAGACCGGTGTGGTCGACGGGCAGGAGAACACCTGGTCGAACATCTATACCCAGAAGATGCACGAGGTGCAGAAGTACATCACCGAGAGCAATCACGGCTATATCGGCTACGTCGTGATCGTGAACAAGAAGTTCTGGGACGATTTGCCGGCCGACATCCGCGCCCCCCTGACGAAGGCGATGAAGGAAGCGACCGACTTCAACAATACGCAGTCGCAGAAGGAGAACGAGGACGCGCTCGCCGAGATCAGGAAGAGCGGCAAGAGCGAGATCATCAAGCTCACGCCGGAGCAGGACGAGGCGATGCGCAAGGCCATGGAGCCGGTCTACAAGGAAGCGGCAGGCCGCATCGGCCAACCGTTGATCGACGAATTCCAGAAGGAAGCGAAGAGCACGACGAACTGA
- a CDS encoding 2-isopropylmalate synthase, translating into MAPVNKSDKDRVIIFDTTLRDGEQCPGATMTFEEKLEVAEMLDDMGVDVIEAGFPITSEGDFQAVSEIARRSKNAVIAGLSRAHPADIDRCAEAVKFAKRGRVHTVIATSPLHMRVKLNKTPEQVLETSVAMVARARNQIDDVEWSAEDGTRSEMDYLCRIVEAVIKAGATTVNIPDTVGYTTPDEYTHFMKTLIERVPNSDKAVFSVHCHNDLGMAVANSLAGVVGGARQVECTINGIGERAGNAALEEIVMAINVRNDKFPYWNKIDTTQLTRASKVVSAATSFPVQYNKAIVGRNAFAHESGIHQDGVLKDASTYEIMRPEMVGLKQSSLVLGKHSGRHAFVHKLEEMGYKLGPNQLEDAFTRMKALADRKKDIYDEDIEALVDEEMAASHDRIKLTSLTVIAGTHGPQRATMKLDVDGQIKIEEAEGNGPVDAVFNCIKRLVPHEAKLELYQVHAVTQGTDAQAEVSVRLSHEGRAMTARAADPDTLVASAKAYLGALNKIVMKRQRDTVTTAAAS; encoded by the coding sequence ATGGCCCCCGTGAACAAGTCCGATAAGGACCGCGTCATCATTTTCGACACCACCCTGCGCGACGGCGAGCAGTGCCCCGGCGCCACCATGACCTTCGAGGAGAAGCTCGAGGTCGCCGAGATGCTGGACGATATGGGCGTCGACGTCATCGAGGCCGGCTTCCCCATTACCTCGGAAGGCGATTTCCAGGCGGTCAGCGAGATCGCCCGCCGCTCCAAGAACGCCGTCATCGCCGGTCTGTCGCGCGCCCATCCGGCCGACATCGACCGCTGTGCGGAGGCAGTGAAATTTGCCAAGCGTGGCCGCGTCCACACCGTGATCGCGACGTCGCCGCTGCATATGCGGGTGAAGCTGAACAAGACCCCGGAACAGGTGCTCGAGACCTCAGTTGCCATGGTCGCGCGCGCCCGCAACCAGATTGACGACGTCGAATGGTCGGCCGAAGACGGCACCCGCAGCGAGATGGACTATCTGTGCCGCATCGTCGAAGCCGTCATCAAGGCCGGCGCCACCACGGTGAACATTCCTGATACCGTCGGCTACACCACGCCGGACGAATACACCCACTTCATGAAGACGCTGATCGAGCGCGTGCCGAACTCGGACAAGGCGGTGTTCTCCGTGCACTGCCATAACGACCTCGGCATGGCGGTGGCGAATTCGCTGGCCGGCGTCGTCGGCGGCGCGCGCCAGGTCGAGTGCACCATCAACGGCATCGGCGAGCGCGCAGGCAACGCCGCGCTGGAAGAGATCGTGATGGCGATCAATGTGCGCAACGACAAATTCCCCTACTGGAACAAGATCGACACCACGCAGCTGACCCGCGCCTCGAAGGTGGTGTCGGCGGCGACCTCGTTCCCGGTGCAGTACAACAAGGCCATCGTCGGCCGCAACGCGTTCGCGCATGAGAGCGGCATCCATCAGGACGGCGTGCTGAAGGACGCTTCCACCTACGAGATCATGCGGCCCGAGATGGTCGGCCTGAAGCAGTCCTCGCTGGTGCTGGGCAAGCATTCCGGCCGCCACGCCTTCGTGCACAAGCTGGAGGAGATGGGCTACAAGCTCGGCCCGAACCAGCTGGAAGATGCGTTCACGCGGATGAAGGCGCTGGCCGACCGCAAGAAGGACATCTACGACGAGGACATCGAGGCGCTGGTCGACGAGGAGATGGCGGCTTCGCACGACCGCATCAAGCTGACCTCGCTGACCGTGATCGCCGGCACCCATGGCCCGCAGCGCGCGACCATGAAGCTCGACGTCGACGGCCAGATCAAGATCGAGGAGGCCGAGGGCAACGGTCCGGTCGATGCGGTGTTCAACTGCATCAAGCGCCTGGTGCCGCACGAAGCCAAGCTCGAGCTGTACCAGGTCCACGCCGTGACTCAGGGCACCGACGCGCAGGCCGAAGTCTCGGTGCGGCTGTCGCATGAGGGACGTGCGATGACCGCGCGCGCGGCGGATCCGGATACGCTGGTGGCCTCGGCTAAGGCCTATCTCGGCGCGCTCAACAAGATCGTCATGAAGCGCCAGCGCGACACCGTGACGACCGCCGCCGCGAGCTGA